The Columba livia isolate bColLiv1 breed racing homer chromosome 21, bColLiv1.pat.W.v2, whole genome shotgun sequence genome has a segment encoding these proteins:
- the ERRFI1 gene encoding ERBB receptor feedback inhibitor 1 yields the protein MSAAGVAAQDIRVPLKAGFLHASQGMGSLNTCWGSHSGFENTFFNVDPITVAYNLNPSTEQHLPSIGHSSNHASMNGHSFPESCIQVPSQKPSPPPVSPRNEQPVSRYEDHLVPGFSKLSLTMGCVSEETPPHMPIKNGPIQFLSASSNERSSRPLPPLPVSEDLTADEVDKEVEFLTSSDTDFLLEDYELPPFKSSAPSRRSFRGCGQINYAYFDTPTGPKPEDAHPTQSLSGYISSIYPPAQQLHRRLRRSHSGPAGSLNKPVVRLSGHLNRSSPNSDEDKPEIPPRVPIPPRALKPDYRRWSAEVASSAYSDEDRPPKVPPREPLSRSNSRTPSPKSLPSYLNGVMPPTQSFAPDPKYVSSKALQRQNSEGSSNRIPCILPIIENGKKASSTHYYLLPERPPYLDKYEKFFREAEESSSNSEVQSWSGDCTATSGPAKLDSKPRMDIAGHLKRKHLSYVVSP from the exons ATGTCAGCTGCAGGAGTTGCTGCGCAGGACATCAGAGTCCCGTTGAAAGCCGGATTTCTGCACGCCAGTCAAGGCATGGGGAGCCTGAACACCTGCTGGGGCAGCCACAGTGGATTTGAAAA tactttcTTTAATGTGGATCCTATAACAGTGGCATATAATCTGAATCCATCAACAGAGCAACATTTACCATCCATTG GGCACTCTTCCAACCATGCTTCCATGAATGGCCACAGCTTTCCTGAAAGTTGCATCCAAGTCCCATCTCAGAAACCCAGCCCACCTCCTGTAAGTCCCAGGAATGAACAGCCAGTTTCAAGATACGAAGACCATCTTGTTCCTGGCTTTAGTAAACTGTCATTAACCATGGGCTGTGTTTCTGAAGAAACACCTCCTCACATGCCAATAAAAAATGGGCCAATTCAATTTCTGTCTGCTTCTTCCAATGAGCGTAGCTCCAGACCTTTGCCCCCGCTGCCTGTTTCTGAAGACCTTACTGCAGATGAGGTTGACAAAGAGGTGGAATTCCTGACTAGCTCAGATACTGACTTTTTGTTAGAAGATTATGAACTTCCTCCTTTTAAATCCAGTGCTCCAAGCCGGCGAAGCTTTAGGGGCTGTGGACAAATCAACTATGCATACTTTGATACTCCAACAGGACCAAAACCGGAAGATGCCCACCCTACACAAAGCCTAAGTGGATACATATCCAGTATTTATCCTCCCGCACAGCAGCTGCATCGACGTTTGCGAAGGTCCCATTCCGGGCCAGCTGGATCTCTTAATAAACCAGTAGTACGGCTGTCTGGACACTTAAATCGGTCTTCTCCAAACTCTGATGAAGACAAACCAGAGATTCCACCACGGGTGCCCATACCTCCAAGGGCTCTCAAACCAGATTACAGAAGGTGGTCAGCAGAAGTTGCTTCTAGTGCGTACAGTGACGAAGACAGGCCTCCCAAAGTGCCCCCGAGAGAACCTTTGTCACGCAGCAATTCCCGTACACCAAGTCCCAAAAGCCTGCCGTCATACCTCAATGGGGTTATGCCCCCCACCCAGAGTTTTGCACCTGATCCGAAGTATGTCAGCAGCAAAGCTCTACAAAGACAAAATAGTGAAGGATCTTCCAACAGGATCCCTTGCATTCTGCCAATTATTGAAAATGGTAAGAAGGCCAGTTCCACGCACTACTATCTGCTGCCCGAAAGGCCTCCGTATTTGGACAAGTACGAGAAATTCttcagagaagcagaagagagcAGCTCTAACTCTGAGGTTCAGTCCTGGTCTGGTGACTGCACAGCCACTTCGGGCCCAGCAAAACTGGACTCAAAACCTCGAATGGACATAGCTGGTCACCTCAAACGAAAACACCTGTCTTACGTGGTTTCCCCGTAG